A stretch of the Streptomyces ortus genome encodes the following:
- a CDS encoding YIP1 family protein has translation MSQVGSKAGPDAPGPARDSAGPGTFDYVAGFRIGRGRDNRAQQAPPQQQRQQPYGQQAPQGGPSYGYPPAPGAHPQQPRYGGGGGNGPQQWPQGNGHGEPEYFGDPGHSPQGRHPQGHQPRGQQPQGHDPYAANQPGHTTAFSVGEDPYNQGDTYRAGSTPAPPVGPPLHWKELLSGVVMRPNQTFLHMRDYTMWGPALIVTFLYGLLAVFGFDGARADAINATLSNAVPIVLVTAVAIVLSAFILGVVTHTLARQLGGDGAWQPTVGLSMLIMSLTDAPRLVVAMFASGDAPFVRILGWATWVAAGALFTLMVGKSHDLPWPKALGASAIQLAALLSIIKLGTF, from the coding sequence ATGTCACAGGTCGGCAGCAAAGCCGGGCCCGACGCCCCGGGCCCGGCCCGTGACTCAGCGGGACCAGGTACGTTCGATTACGTGGCTGGATTCAGGATCGGACGCGGCCGGGACAACCGCGCGCAGCAGGCGCCTCCGCAACAACAGCGGCAGCAGCCGTACGGACAGCAGGCCCCCCAGGGCGGCCCGTCGTACGGCTATCCCCCCGCGCCCGGGGCCCACCCTCAGCAGCCCCGGTACGGCGGTGGCGGCGGCAACGGCCCGCAGCAGTGGCCGCAGGGGAACGGACACGGCGAGCCGGAGTACTTCGGCGACCCGGGCCACTCCCCGCAGGGCCGTCACCCCCAGGGCCACCAGCCCCGGGGTCAGCAGCCGCAGGGCCACGACCCGTACGCGGCGAACCAGCCGGGCCACACGACGGCGTTCTCCGTCGGCGAGGACCCGTACAACCAGGGCGACACCTACCGTGCGGGCAGCACGCCCGCGCCGCCCGTCGGCCCGCCCCTGCACTGGAAGGAACTGCTGAGCGGCGTCGTCATGCGCCCGAACCAGACCTTCCTGCACATGCGCGACTACACGATGTGGGGCCCCGCCCTCATCGTGACGTTCCTCTACGGCCTGCTGGCCGTCTTCGGCTTCGACGGCGCCCGCGCGGACGCCATCAACGCGACCCTGTCGAACGCGGTCCCCATCGTCCTCGTGACGGCGGTCGCGATCGTGCTCAGCGCGTTCATCCTGGGCGTGGTCACCCACACCCTGGCCCGCCAGCTCGGCGGCGACGGCGCCTGGCAGCCCACGGTCGGCCTCTCCATGCTGATCATGTCGCTCACGGACGCGCCGCGTCTGGTCGTCGCGATGTTCGCGAGCGGCGACGCGCCCTTCGTACGCATCCTGGGCTGGGCGACCTGGGTGGCGGCCGGCGCGCTGTTCACGCTGATGGTCGGCAAGTCGCACGACCTTCCGTGGCCCAAGGCCCTGGGAGCGTCGGCGATCCAGCTGGCCGCGCTGCTGTCGATCATCAAGCTGGGCACGTTCTAG
- a CDS encoding DUF397 domain-containing protein, protein MRNPYTAQAPWQKSSFSGDQEGPNCLEIGAAHSTLLLRESEDPGTVLEATGVGLAGLIRHLRRDAEVPVPR, encoded by the coding sequence ATGAGAAACCCTTACACGGCACAGGCTCCCTGGCAGAAGTCCTCGTTCTCCGGCGACCAGGAGGGCCCCAACTGCCTGGAGATAGGAGCCGCCCACTCCACCCTCCTCCTCCGCGAAAGCGAAGACCCCGGCACCGTGCTGGAAGCGACCGGCGTCGGGCTCGCCGGGCTCATACGGCATCTGCGTCGGGACGCAGAGGTCCCCGTGCCGCGGTGA
- a CDS encoding phage tail protein, translated as MRGSIDGLGSSAPIGETLPAVFADDDLAQRFVGGLDDVLAPILAVLDNLDSYFTPSLAPVDFTRWLAGWVGAETDGSEPEDRLRAAVAAAAFLHRVRGTSRGLSEAVRLVFGVAPEITESGGASWDARPLGPVPGDRRPRLHVALRLPHPTQADEHRLDSLVAAARPAHMPYTVQVTATERTPER; from the coding sequence GTGAGGGGTTCCATCGACGGGCTGGGATCCTCCGCGCCCATCGGGGAGACGCTGCCCGCCGTGTTCGCCGACGACGATCTGGCGCAGCGGTTCGTCGGCGGGCTCGACGACGTCCTCGCACCGATCCTGGCCGTCCTCGACAACCTGGACTCGTACTTCACGCCGTCCCTGGCACCGGTGGACTTCACCCGGTGGCTGGCCGGCTGGGTCGGCGCCGAGACCGACGGCAGCGAGCCCGAGGACCGGCTGCGCGCCGCCGTCGCCGCCGCCGCATTCCTGCACCGGGTACGGGGTACCAGCCGCGGCCTGTCCGAGGCCGTGCGCCTGGTGTTCGGCGTGGCCCCGGAGATCACCGAGAGCGGCGGTGCCTCCTGGGACGCCCGGCCGCTCGGCCCGGTCCCCGGCGACCGCCGCCCGCGCCTGCACGTCGCGCTGCGGCTGCCCCACCCGACCCAGGCGGACGAACACCGCCTGGACAGCCTCGTGGCAGCCGCCCGCCCCGCCCACATGCCCTACACGGTCCAGGTGACCGCCACCGAGAGGACTCCCGAGAGATGA
- a CDS encoding sulfite oxidase — protein MDATKAMAATDATDATDNATDARDAFAEVSAPGRVAAPDEGIGHEELALAARNHGLPLEALRYDVTPPGLHYILVHYDIPAADADTWTLKVHGRVRTPLTLDLATLRALPRVTHRVTMECAGNGRARLSPRPVSQPWLVEAVGTADWTGVPLRTLLAEAGVEPDAVEAVFTGADHGVERGVEQDYARSLTLADATAAAPGPEVLVAYEMNGAPLPPQHGYPVRLIVPGWYGMAHVKWLTDIELTDTPFTGFQQSVAYRFRQSPDETGEPVTRIAPRALMIPPGFPDFMSRTRVVRPGPVRLEGRAWSGRAPVTKVEVSADDGASWQTAELAAPESGPWSWRHWHTPWTATPGRHVLTVRATDAEGAAQPLTQPWNRGGFANNEVQRIPVVCQ, from the coding sequence ATGGACGCTACGAAAGCCATGGCCGCCACGGACGCCACGGACGCTACGGACAACGCCACAGACGCACGCGACGCCTTCGCGGAGGTCAGCGCACCCGGCCGCGTGGCCGCCCCCGACGAGGGGATCGGCCACGAGGAACTCGCCCTCGCGGCCCGCAACCACGGCCTCCCCCTGGAGGCCCTGCGCTACGACGTGACCCCGCCCGGCCTGCACTACATCCTCGTCCACTACGACATACCGGCCGCCGACGCCGACACCTGGACCCTCAAGGTCCACGGCCGCGTCCGTACGCCCCTGACCCTGGACCTGGCCACCCTGCGCGCCCTCCCGCGGGTCACCCACCGCGTGACGATGGAGTGCGCGGGCAACGGCCGGGCCCGGCTCTCCCCCCGCCCCGTGAGCCAGCCCTGGCTGGTCGAGGCGGTCGGCACGGCGGACTGGACGGGCGTACCCCTGCGGACGCTGCTCGCCGAGGCGGGCGTGGAGCCGGACGCCGTCGAGGCGGTCTTCACGGGAGCCGACCACGGAGTGGAACGCGGCGTCGAGCAGGACTACGCCCGCAGCCTCACCCTCGCGGACGCCACTGCCGCCGCCCCAGGCCCCGAGGTGCTGGTGGCGTACGAGATGAACGGCGCCCCGCTGCCACCGCAGCACGGCTACCCGGTGCGTCTGATCGTCCCCGGCTGGTACGGCATGGCCCATGTGAAGTGGCTGACGGACATCGAGCTGACCGACACTCCGTTCACCGGTTTCCAGCAGTCGGTGGCGTACCGCTTCCGCCAGTCCCCCGACGAGACCGGCGAACCGGTGACCCGTATCGCCCCGCGCGCGCTGATGATCCCGCCCGGCTTCCCCGACTTCATGTCCCGCACCCGGGTCGTACGCCCCGGTCCCGTGCGGTTGGAGGGGCGGGCCTGGTCGGGCCGGGCTCCGGTCACGAAGGTCGAGGTCAGCGCGGACGACGGTGCGTCCTGGCAGACCGCCGAACTCGCCGCGCCGGAGAGCGGCCCGTGGTCCTGGCGCCACTGGCACACACCGTGGACGGCGACCCCCGGCCGCCATGTCCTGACGGTCCGCGCCACGGACGCCGAGGGCGCGGCCCAGCCTCTCACCCAGCCGTGGAACCGGGGCGGCTTCGCCAACAACGAGGTCCAGCGGATCCCGGTGGTCTGCCAGTAG
- a CDS encoding NADase-type glycan-binding domain-containing protein translates to MTSQNSGTGQEPARSCAECGTRAEPGQSFCDSCGAVLGWGTGRNAAAPVAAGAATPARDSAAGRGTDNNAGGTPGGNRGGEPAGEPGWDGFAVPAAGTGTARTGHDTPAPAAGSPAAPASASAAGDDTHRRAAGATGPAAEGRPDRNGGTGGGSGSTPPASSTPHASSTPPVPHAPTAPTAAIPEQRNPAPAPAPASPAAPDPAAPDIFSALTPRTAGGAHTDDTDTEPRVALGHGAPPPSTADSADERARSLLIPVNDPEPRAPVTPAVAPVLPGVPLAGRPQVRAPGPESGPQDGPPCPWCSTPNRPDRHFCARCAMPMEGGPRPPERQTWWRRLLNFGNPVNPWAGERPRLRRGFGRIMNWVVGAAVLGLVIALILNIGDGINATRDHFAKRAPVGPDSVKASRSYPGHSAQLAFDGLSNTWWGPGVSQSGEGEWVEARFDTPTRLLDVVITSGVSAKQEHLQESALPKRVEVQITTADGKKSNRFITLDRLAGGQARKFRVGEVRAVRFILQSAYAADAKKQVSIAEIEFFGRSNTSRS, encoded by the coding sequence ATGACCAGCCAGAACTCCGGCACGGGACAGGAGCCGGCGCGCAGCTGTGCCGAGTGCGGCACCCGCGCGGAGCCGGGCCAGTCCTTCTGCGATTCCTGCGGTGCGGTACTCGGCTGGGGCACCGGCCGCAACGCCGCGGCCCCGGTGGCCGCGGGAGCCGCGACCCCGGCGCGGGACTCCGCGGCCGGCCGCGGGACCGACAACAACGCGGGCGGCACGCCGGGCGGCAACCGGGGCGGCGAACCGGCCGGCGAACCCGGCTGGGACGGCTTCGCCGTGCCCGCCGCCGGTACGGGCACGGCCCGCACGGGCCACGACACACCGGCCCCGGCGGCCGGTTCGCCCGCCGCCCCCGCCTCCGCCTCCGCCGCTGGGGACGACACCCACCGGCGCGCCGCAGGGGCCACCGGCCCGGCGGCGGAAGGCCGGCCGGACCGGAACGGCGGGACAGGCGGCGGTTCGGGCAGCACCCCGCCCGCCTCGTCCACCCCGCATGCCTCGTCCACCCCGCCTGTCCCGCATGCCCCGACCGCGCCGACCGCCGCCATCCCCGAGCAGCGGAACCCCGCCCCGGCCCCGGCGCCCGCCTCCCCGGCAGCCCCCGACCCGGCCGCGCCCGACATCTTCTCCGCTCTCACCCCCCGCACGGCCGGCGGCGCCCACACGGACGACACCGACACCGAGCCGAGGGTGGCCCTCGGCCACGGAGCCCCGCCCCCCTCCACCGCGGACAGCGCGGACGAGCGGGCCAGGTCCCTCCTCATCCCCGTGAACGACCCCGAACCCCGGGCTCCCGTCACCCCCGCCGTCGCCCCCGTACTGCCGGGCGTCCCGCTGGCCGGCCGCCCGCAGGTGCGCGCCCCGGGCCCCGAGTCCGGCCCCCAGGACGGCCCGCCGTGCCCGTGGTGCTCCACCCCCAACCGGCCCGACCGGCACTTCTGCGCCCGCTGCGCCATGCCCATGGAGGGCGGCCCGCGCCCGCCGGAGCGGCAGACCTGGTGGCGCCGCCTGCTGAACTTCGGCAACCCGGTCAACCCGTGGGCCGGTGAGCGCCCCCGCCTGCGCCGCGGCTTCGGCCGCATCATGAACTGGGTCGTCGGCGCCGCCGTACTGGGCCTGGTCATCGCCCTCATCCTCAACATCGGCGACGGGATCAACGCGACCCGCGACCACTTCGCCAAGCGCGCCCCGGTCGGCCCGGACAGTGTCAAGGCGTCCCGTTCGTACCCCGGTCACAGCGCTCAGCTCGCCTTCGACGGCCTCAGCAACACCTGGTGGGGCCCGGGAGTCTCGCAGTCCGGTGAGGGGGAGTGGGTGGAGGCCCGGTTCGACACCCCGACCCGGCTGCTGGACGTGGTCATCACCTCCGGCGTCTCGGCCAAGCAGGAGCACCTTCAGGAGTCGGCCCTCCCCAAGCGTGTCGAGGTGCAGATCACGACCGCCGACGGCAAGAAGAGCAACCGCTTCATCACCCTCGACCGGCTCGCCGGCGGCCAGGCCCGCAAGTTCCGGGTGGGCGAGGTCCGCGCGGTGCGGTTCATCCTGCAGTCGGCCTACGCCGCCGACGCCAAGAAGCAGGTGTCCATCGCCGAGATCGAGTTCTTCGGCCGCTCCAACACCAGCAGGTCGTAG
- a CDS encoding phosphoribosyltransferase codes for MSDVRENLTYEGFGSAVRELAQAIADDGYAPDIVLSIARGGVFVAGGLAYALDCKNIHLVNVEFYTGVGTTLDMPVMLAPVPNAIDFSDKKVLITDDVADTGKTLKLVHDFCVGAVAEVRSAVIYEKSQSLVKCEYVWKRTDEWINFPWSVEPPVVKRAGQVLDA; via the coding sequence GTGAGTGACGTGCGGGAGAACCTGACGTACGAAGGGTTCGGGAGTGCCGTTCGTGAGCTTGCTCAGGCCATCGCCGACGACGGGTACGCGCCCGACATCGTGCTCAGCATCGCGCGCGGCGGTGTCTTCGTGGCCGGTGGGCTCGCCTACGCCCTCGACTGCAAGAACATCCACCTCGTGAACGTGGAGTTCTATACGGGGGTCGGGACCACTCTCGACATGCCGGTCATGCTGGCCCCCGTTCCCAACGCCATCGACTTCTCCGACAAGAAAGTGCTGATCACGGACGACGTGGCCGACACCGGCAAGACGTTGAAGCTCGTCCACGACTTCTGCGTCGGCGCCGTCGCCGAGGTTCGCTCCGCGGTCATCTACGAGAAGTCGCAGTCCCTGGTGAAGTGCGAGTACGTGTGGAAGCGCACCGATGAGTGGATCAACTTTCCGTGGAGTGTTGAACCGCCTGTGGTGAAGCGGGCGGGGCAGGTGCTCGACGCCTGA
- a CDS encoding FG-GAP-like repeat-containing protein: MRIRTYATLATAVAAAATSALALAPTAAALPSPSPSTSDFNGDGYADLAVGVPDAAVAGKARAGYVNILWGGKRGIGAHGSIRITQATAEVPGTPEAGDRFGASVALEDLNGDGIAELLAGAPGEDITGRGTDAGVVVVVGGAKGGPGPGANVTTGPAASAAYGLSVAAADLTGDGSRDIVVGGRDKVVLRTADGLAATVVSAPMGGRAPILTTGDFTGDGAADLAVGYWTNDPFTQSHVRIWAWERAEQALANVWNTDNAGVSALAAGDFDGDGHDDLVLGECREIADENIDDPCGPEEYAKGGGIHIHYGAGSDGSFGFRKQTLNQDTAGVPGRAEDGDRFGAALAVGDLDGDGRDDLVAGAPGEAIGTKAGAGAATVLFGRKDGLVDESGDSVAVAYNQNTPRVPGAAEAGDAFGAAVATGDYDHDGRKDLAVGSPGENANSGGLWAFPRASVDGSYALTPARLDLPAPTSALTYGKTLSSL, from the coding sequence GTGCGCATACGGACGTACGCCACCCTCGCCACCGCCGTCGCCGCGGCGGCCACCTCGGCCCTGGCCCTCGCCCCCACGGCAGCCGCCCTCCCCTCCCCCTCACCCTCCACCAGCGACTTCAACGGCGACGGCTACGCCGACCTGGCCGTCGGCGTGCCGGACGCCGCCGTCGCGGGCAAGGCGAGAGCCGGGTACGTCAACATCCTGTGGGGCGGCAAGAGGGGCATCGGCGCCCACGGCAGCATCCGCATCACCCAGGCCACCGCCGAGGTACCCGGCACCCCCGAGGCGGGCGACCGCTTCGGCGCCTCCGTGGCCCTGGAGGACCTCAACGGCGACGGCATCGCCGAACTCCTCGCCGGCGCCCCCGGCGAGGACATCACCGGACGCGGCACGGACGCCGGCGTGGTCGTCGTCGTGGGCGGCGCGAAGGGCGGCCCCGGCCCCGGCGCCAACGTCACCACCGGCCCCGCCGCCTCCGCCGCGTACGGCCTGTCGGTCGCCGCGGCCGACCTGACCGGCGACGGCAGCAGGGACATCGTGGTCGGCGGCAGGGACAAGGTGGTCCTGCGCACCGCCGACGGCCTCGCCGCGACCGTCGTCAGCGCCCCCATGGGCGGCCGGGCCCCGATCCTGACCACCGGCGACTTCACCGGCGACGGCGCCGCGGACCTGGCGGTGGGGTACTGGACGAACGACCCGTTCACCCAGTCCCACGTACGGATCTGGGCGTGGGAGAGGGCCGAGCAGGCCCTGGCCAACGTGTGGAACACCGACAACGCCGGCGTCTCCGCCCTCGCCGCCGGCGACTTCGACGGCGACGGCCACGACGACCTGGTCCTCGGCGAGTGCCGCGAGATCGCCGACGAGAACATCGACGACCCGTGCGGCCCCGAGGAGTACGCGAAGGGCGGCGGCATCCACATCCACTACGGCGCGGGCTCCGACGGCTCCTTCGGCTTCCGCAAGCAGACCCTGAACCAGGACACGGCCGGCGTACCGGGCCGCGCCGAGGACGGCGACCGCTTCGGCGCGGCCCTCGCCGTCGGTGACCTCGACGGCGACGGCCGAGACGACCTCGTCGCGGGCGCACCCGGCGAGGCGATCGGTACCAAGGCCGGCGCGGGAGCGGCCACCGTGCTGTTCGGCAGGAAGGACGGCCTGGTCGACGAGTCCGGCGACAGCGTCGCGGTCGCGTACAACCAGAACACCCCGCGCGTACCGGGCGCCGCGGAGGCGGGCGACGCCTTCGGCGCGGCCGTCGCGACCGGCGACTACGATCACGACGGCAGGAAGGACCTGGCCGTCGGCTCCCCCGGCGAGAACGCCAACTCCGGTGGCCTGTGGGCCTTCCCGCGCGCGAGCGTCGACGGCTCCTATGCCCTCACCCCCGCCCGGCTGGACCTGCCCGCCCCGACGAGCGCGCTCACCTACGGCAAAACCCTGAGCAGCCTCTGA
- a CDS encoding FG-GAP repeat domain-containing protein gives MRLNRIRAAGAVAGCALLLAGCGGPDGGNGPGAADREPLTVAKAPARIPVPLGRGSKVDSDFNGDGHRDLVLNDLVKRDTHGDDAGIGIVYGSADGLVPGARQLLSPARHAATTKGQSPAVFDAEASCDLDKDGFTDLVVSTDPPYDGQGQPPVPLQILFGSARGLSGKAVKLTIPAQARFGNDWPDQPVCGDFDGDGAADLVVHASDGRLSHLRGPFTRKGAPKAAGAPLASPGNAPAAPAVDVDGDGYDDLLVRTAEGSGTSDSSLVLGGPTGPTGTAVALPKGVDVAFGQFGRGKGLDAAIGTMRGTALRYEVPGTLRGELAVAGTVLDTGDFDGDGLSELVSSGSRLRILKSRAGGLSTTGMVTVQPPAGGTTRVLTVADFDGDKRADLVVRAYRGDTEDTIAVYPGAKKDLIARKPALTFSTSDFLGAER, from the coding sequence ATACGGTTGAACCGAATACGCGCGGCGGGCGCCGTGGCGGGCTGCGCCCTGCTGCTCGCGGGCTGCGGCGGTCCGGACGGCGGGAACGGGCCGGGCGCCGCCGACCGCGAGCCCCTCACGGTCGCCAAGGCCCCCGCCCGGATCCCCGTACCGCTGGGCAGGGGCAGCAAGGTCGACAGCGACTTCAACGGCGACGGCCACCGCGACCTCGTACTCAACGATCTGGTGAAGCGGGACACGCACGGGGACGACGCCGGCATCGGGATCGTGTACGGCTCGGCCGACGGACTGGTGCCCGGCGCACGGCAGTTGCTGAGCCCGGCGCGGCACGCGGCCACCACCAAGGGGCAGTCGCCCGCCGTCTTCGACGCGGAGGCGAGCTGCGACCTGGACAAGGACGGCTTCACCGACCTCGTCGTGTCGACCGACCCGCCGTACGACGGCCAGGGGCAGCCGCCGGTGCCGTTGCAGATCCTCTTCGGCTCCGCCCGGGGCCTGTCCGGCAAGGCGGTCAAACTGACGATCCCCGCGCAGGCGCGCTTCGGCAACGACTGGCCGGACCAGCCGGTGTGCGGCGACTTCGACGGCGACGGGGCGGCCGACCTCGTTGTGCACGCCTCCGACGGCCGCCTCAGCCATCTGCGCGGCCCCTTCACCCGCAAGGGAGCCCCGAAGGCGGCCGGCGCGCCGCTCGCCTCGCCCGGCAACGCCCCGGCGGCCCCCGCGGTGGACGTCGACGGCGACGGCTACGACGACCTGCTGGTGCGTACGGCCGAGGGGTCCGGCACCTCCGACTCCTCCCTCGTCCTGGGCGGGCCGACGGGCCCCACCGGCACCGCGGTCGCCCTCCCGAAGGGCGTCGACGTCGCCTTCGGCCAGTTCGGCAGGGGCAAGGGCCTCGACGCGGCCATCGGCACGATGCGCGGCACGGCCCTGCGGTACGAGGTCCCGGGCACCCTGCGCGGTGAACTGGCCGTCGCCGGCACGGTCCTGGACACCGGGGACTTCGACGGCGACGGACTGAGCGAACTGGTCTCCAGCGGCTCGCGGTTGAGGATCCTCAAGAGCCGCGCGGGCGGCCTGTCCACGACCGGCATGGTGACCGTGCAACCGCCCGCCGGGGGCACCACCCGGGTCCTGACGGTGGCCGACTTCGACGGCGACAAGCGGGCGGACCTGGTGGTACGCGCCTACCGCGGGGACACCGAGGACACGATCGCGGTATACCCGGGCGCGAAGAAGGACCTGATCGCACGGAAGCCGGCGCTGACCTTCTCCACATCGGACTTCCTCGGCGCGGAGCGCTGA
- the dcd gene encoding dCTP deaminase encodes MLLSDKDIRAEIDAGRVRIDPYDESMVQPSSIDVRLDRYFRVFENHRYPHIDPSVEQADLTRLVEPEGDEPFILHPGEFVLASTYEVISLPDDLASRLEGKSSLGRLGLVTHSTAGFIDPGFSGHVTLELSNLATLPIKLWPGMKIGQLCMFQLSSSAEFPYGSDRYGSRYQGQRGPTASRSFLNFHRTQV; translated from the coding sequence GTGCTTCTCTCTGACAAGGACATCCGGGCCGAGATCGACGCCGGGCGTGTACGGATCGACCCCTACGACGAATCCATGGTGCAGCCCTCCAGCATCGATGTGCGGCTCGACCGCTACTTCCGGGTGTTCGAGAACCACCGTTACCCCCACATCGACCCCTCCGTCGAGCAGGCGGATCTGACGCGGCTCGTCGAGCCCGAGGGGGACGAGCCGTTCATCCTGCACCCCGGGGAGTTCGTGCTGGCGAGCACGTACGAGGTCATCTCACTTCCCGACGACCTCGCCTCGCGGCTCGAGGGCAAGAGCTCGCTCGGGCGGCTCGGGCTCGTCACCCACTCCACCGCCGGGTTCATCGACCCCGGGTTCTCCGGGCATGTGACCCTCGAACTGTCCAACCTCGCCACCCTGCCCATCAAACTCTGGCCGGGGATGAAGATCGGGCAGCTGTGCATGTTCCAGCTCAGCTCGTCGGCCGAGTTCCCGTACGGCAGCGACCGGTACGGGTCCCGCTACCAGGGGCAGCGCGGCCCGACCGCCTCCCGCTCCTTCCTCAACTTCCATCGGACCCAGGTGTGA
- a CDS encoding AraC family transcriptional regulator, with the protein MLERLNEALEHIESRLDQQIEVTELARIAMTSEYHLRRLFSALAGLPLSEYIRRRRLTVAGAEVLAGERTLLEIAVRYGYGSGEAFARAFRAVHGVGPGEARRTGTSLTSQPRLSFRLVIEGSSSMRYRIVRKEAFQVVGKRIRVPLVHEGMNPEIAKFIRGLPPETMQRIKALSDPTDPSVQQPRGIVGVSDNLAPSRAEGTELDYYHAVVTDTGTTVPEDLDSLTVPPGTWAVFESSGPFPLALQHMWRDVFTQWFPSNPYESRPGPEILRTHLSKDATEADAELWIPVTRTTP; encoded by the coding sequence TTGCTGGAGCGACTGAACGAGGCTCTGGAGCACATCGAGTCACGGCTCGATCAGCAGATCGAGGTGACCGAGCTGGCGCGGATCGCGATGACGTCGGAGTACCACCTCCGCCGGCTGTTCTCCGCGCTGGCGGGGCTCCCGCTGTCCGAGTACATCCGGCGCAGACGGCTCACCGTGGCGGGCGCCGAGGTGCTGGCCGGGGAGCGGACGCTGCTGGAGATCGCGGTGCGGTACGGCTACGGCTCGGGAGAGGCGTTCGCGCGGGCGTTCCGCGCGGTGCACGGCGTGGGCCCGGGCGAGGCCCGCCGAACCGGAACCTCGCTGACCTCCCAGCCCCGGCTGTCCTTCCGCCTGGTCATAGAGGGGAGCAGCAGTATGCGCTACAGGATCGTACGGAAAGAGGCGTTCCAGGTGGTGGGGAAGAGGATCAGGGTCCCGCTGGTCCACGAGGGGATGAACCCGGAGATCGCGAAGTTCATCCGAGGCCTCCCCCCGGAGACAATGCAACGGATCAAGGCCCTGTCGGACCCCACCGACCCCTCTGTCCAGCAGCCGCGGGGAATCGTGGGGGTGAGCGACAACCTCGCCCCGAGCAGGGCGGAGGGAACGGAACTGGACTACTACCACGCGGTGGTGACGGACACCGGGACGACCGTCCCGGAGGACCTGGACTCCCTCACGGTCCCACCGGGAACATGGGCGGTCTTCGAAAGCTCGGGCCCGTTCCCGCTGGCACTGCAGCACATGTGGCGGGACGTGTTCACGCAGTGGTTCCCGTCCAACCCGTACGAGAGCAGGCCGGGTCCGGAGATCCTCCGCACCCACCTGTCGAAGGACGCCACGGAGGCGGACGCGGAACTGTGGATCCCGGTGACCCGCACGACACCCTGA
- a CDS encoding helix-turn-helix domain-containing protein: protein MVARTVITVRQERLGTELRKLRERSGLGLREAARATGINESKLSNVETARVGVSAERVRFLASHYGVGDSPLVDALTVMATERVRGWWEKYRGRLPRSFVDLAELEYHATYLRSFEMVSIPGLLQTEEHVQALYGETFWGMAEEQRTARALFRLRRQEVLERDDMVYEVVIHEAALRIRRADRGVARRQLRHILEQSERPQVTLRVVPFDVDGFKVLYATLLLGGPVPALDTVLLDAAHAGTFLDAEAQLDRYRRSFVEVQKSALGIVESRDFIHRLTLDQ from the coding sequence ATGGTCGCCAGGACCGTGATCACGGTGAGGCAGGAGCGCTTGGGCACGGAGCTGCGCAAGCTGCGGGAGCGCTCAGGGCTGGGACTTCGGGAAGCTGCCCGTGCGACGGGGATCAACGAGAGCAAGCTCTCCAACGTGGAGACGGCCCGGGTCGGGGTGAGCGCGGAGCGCGTCCGGTTCCTGGCCAGTCACTACGGAGTCGGAGACAGCCCACTCGTCGACGCGCTGACGGTCATGGCGACCGAACGGGTGCGCGGATGGTGGGAGAAGTATCGCGGTCGACTCCCGCGGAGCTTTGTCGATCTCGCCGAACTGGAGTACCACGCGACCTACTTGAGGTCGTTCGAGATGGTGAGCATCCCCGGTCTGTTGCAGACCGAGGAGCACGTTCAAGCGCTCTACGGCGAGACGTTCTGGGGGATGGCGGAGGAGCAGCGCACAGCCAGAGCGCTGTTCAGGCTGCGGCGCCAGGAGGTTCTTGAGCGGGACGACATGGTGTACGAGGTGGTGATCCACGAAGCCGCTCTCCGTATCAGGAGAGCCGATCGCGGTGTCGCCCGACGGCAGCTGCGCCACATCCTGGAGCAGTCCGAGCGGCCCCAAGTCACCCTGCGTGTCGTGCCGTTCGACGTGGACGGTTTCAAGGTCCTCTACGCCACCCTGCTTCTGGGGGGTCCCGTCCCGGCGCTGGACACGGTCCTGCTGGACGCCGCGCACGCAGGCACCTTCCTGGACGCGGAGGCGCAACTCGACCGGTATCGCCGGTCTTTCGTGGAGGTGCAGAAGTCGGCATTGGGCATCGTAGAGTCGAGGGACTTCATCCACCGACTGACCCTGGACCAATGA